From one Candidatus Eremiobacterota bacterium genomic stretch:
- a CDS encoding efflux RND transporter periplasmic adaptor subunit, which produces MREKPSFSTQGIDIISQERLPERAPMRWKFLRGALLACAVIVLPLLPGCKGEAHAPEIKEEPAGRSVRVFKVSQGTMQPTIGFTGAIVPVHEVEVYSKIPGKVREVLVKEGDKVSEGQLLVQLEDDELQAQMRSVEANLAMARTNLSKARTGYELQDSQVSVGINQALQGKIQAQFNSEQIKLNMENARIDRDRMRRLFDRGAISKQQLEINELKYNTNKKQYETALSLIKNAEESVRLAHANSAQKMMRSDEIEGAKAQIEALAASLDLARINVENCRIKAPISGYITFKGTETGEIVNAMSTGKPLVRIVDNSRVNFEGEVGEEKIEQIKDGDKVQVFLDALPGKSFIGSVETVIAAADLKTKSFRVKVAIPNESGTIKSGMFGRASVLLPTVTGMLIPRNALLEASGQKAEKAPEEGIPTVTIGKSTGIKPYMVYIAHGKLAKRRSVTIGAMNEKQAVITDGLSSGDEVIVTGQDALEENIPILVVRG; this is translated from the coding sequence ATGCGAGAGAAACCAAGTTTTTCTACCCAGGGTATTGACATAATTTCCCAGGAAAGGCTGCCTGAGAGGGCACCAATGCGCTGGAAGTTTTTGCGGGGGGCATTGCTCGCCTGCGCGGTTATTGTTCTCCCGCTCCTGCCAGGGTGCAAGGGTGAGGCACATGCCCCTGAGATCAAGGAAGAGCCTGCCGGGAGGTCCGTGAGGGTGTTCAAGGTATCCCAGGGAACCATGCAGCCTACGATAGGATTCACCGGCGCCATTGTTCCCGTCCATGAAGTCGAGGTATACTCCAAGATACCCGGCAAGGTCCGTGAAGTTCTTGTCAAGGAAGGCGACAAGGTGAGCGAGGGGCAGCTTCTTGTACAGCTCGAGGATGACGAACTCCAGGCGCAGATGCGTTCTGTGGAGGCGAACCTCGCCATGGCGAGGACCAACCTCTCGAAGGCCCGGACAGGCTATGAGCTCCAGGATTCACAGGTGAGCGTGGGGATCAACCAGGCTCTCCAGGGCAAGATCCAGGCCCAGTTCAATTCCGAGCAGATCAAACTGAACATGGAGAATGCCAGAATAGACAGGGACCGTATGAGGCGGCTCTTCGACAGGGGAGCCATCTCCAAGCAGCAGCTCGAGATCAACGAGCTCAAGTACAATACCAATAAGAAGCAGTATGAGACGGCTCTCAGCCTCATAAAAAATGCTGAGGAGTCGGTAAGGCTCGCCCATGCAAATTCCGCGCAGAAGATGATGCGCAGCGACGAAATAGAGGGAGCGAAGGCCCAGATTGAAGCATTGGCTGCCAGCCTTGACCTGGCACGCATCAATGTGGAGAATTGCAGGATCAAGGCGCCAATTTCCGGTTATATCACCTTCAAGGGAACAGAGACTGGCGAGATTGTCAACGCAATGTCCACAGGGAAGCCTCTTGTGAGGATTGTCGATAACTCGAGAGTGAATTTCGAGGGGGAAGTCGGTGAAGAGAAGATCGAGCAGATAAAGGATGGCGACAAGGTGCAGGTTTTTCTGGATGCCCTGCCGGGCAAGAGCTTTATCGGCTCCGTTGAAACTGTCATTGCAGCGGCGGATCTCAAGACAAAATCATTCCGGGTCAAGGTGGCCATTCCCAACGAGTCGGGGACTATAAAAAGCGGCATGTTCGGCCGCGCTTCAGTCCTTCTCCCCACGGTGACCGGCATGCTGATACCCCGCAATGCACTGCTGGAAGCTTCGGGACAGAAAGCGGAAAAAGCGCCTGAAGAAGGAATCCCCACTGTCACTATTGGCAAGAGCACCGGCATCAAGCCTTACATGGTCTATATCGCCCACGGAAAATTAGCAAAACGCCGATCCGTGACCATCGGAGCGATGAACGAGAAGCAGGCCGTGATTACCGATGGCCTCTCATCTGGCGACGAAGTGATAGTGACAGGCCAGGATGCCCTGGAAGAAAACATACCAATCCTGGTGGTCCGAGGTTAA
- a CDS encoding efflux RND transporter permease subunit, producing the protein MFEFAVRRPVAVTIIMLALIGLGVYFGNMLNIEFFPKLDIPMVSVTTLYPGAGPEEVEEQVTKRLEDSLGSVANLKKISSTSQDNVSLVMLEFEYGTNMTETLADVREKIDEAKMRLPKDARPPVAIKADPASSPVMRLTLSGQIDLRTLRIFADDDLKKQIEKIPGVANVSVSGGYQREILVAVDAKKLRTFNLTPQGVLGTIQMENLNVPGGRITTDKLEFQVRTVGEFKTVEDILSIYVGKAGDRKLYMRDIAEVTDTHKEQRSISRIDGIPCVSLQIRRTSDANVVKVCDKITNSMPILEKILPQGSKLDIIYDESEYVKQSINAMKETAIEGAILAIIVILIFLGSLRSTLIVSLSIPTSIVATFIMMYFSNITINLITLSAFTLAIGRVVDDSIVVLENIFRFVEQGMNPFEAAIKGAKEVGLAVMASTFTTISVFFPLLIVSGIVGQIFTPLSKTFMTALLLSMLVAVLLIPMLAARVIKHVDLENGSEAKAGFFGRIFIAWNRVWKGIEEFYRKALALALHHRAIVLVIAFGLFLGSLFVFAKTPKEMAPKMDRGRTVISIEAPIGSSVQNTDKIVKEAEALIKKEVPEIKHLIADVGMSPSGQQSFAGGSGSEEPRKGGVSLYLVELKHRKRSIFEIQDTLRPILQKIPGATFRVQESMSLTGEAALQFIIKGDDLATLAELGDTLQKKVAAVPGAADIDLNWRTGSPEYRIVIDRVKAGELGVNLADIGMTVSTYVKGDQVEDISKFKEKGKEYDITVQLPESDRDTIEEIKDLPVKLDKETQVPLWTLADVTVAGAPSKITREDRSRCVIIQGNTAGRAPQYVIEDIKATLSKEKLPNGYTWEVGGEEKRRAEAFGHLFGSLFLAIFLVYGILAIQFESFIHPFTIMMAIPLELVGVAATLVLSGEPVSMTVLLGLIMLTGIVVSNSILLVNYIIVLREEGVPRAEAILRAGPTRLRPIMMTAMATMIAMIPLALGLREGGEFFAPLAKIVIGGLLTSTAFTLLVVPCFYSFVDDIGMRLGLAKRD; encoded by the coding sequence ATGTTTGAATTTGCCGTAAGGCGCCCCGTCGCGGTAACGATTATCATGCTTGCCCTCATAGGCCTTGGCGTCTATTTCGGGAACATGCTCAACATCGAGTTCTTCCCGAAACTGGATATCCCCATGGTCTCCGTGACGACCCTCTATCCAGGCGCCGGACCTGAAGAGGTGGAGGAGCAGGTAACCAAGCGCCTTGAGGACTCTCTGGGCTCAGTGGCGAACCTGAAAAAGATAAGCTCCACCTCACAGGACAATGTCTCACTGGTGATGCTGGAGTTTGAATACGGCACCAACATGACAGAAACCTTGGCCGATGTACGCGAAAAAATTGACGAGGCCAAGATGCGCCTTCCCAAGGATGCCCGCCCGCCGGTGGCTATCAAGGCCGACCCGGCATCGTCACCTGTCATGCGACTTACCCTGAGCGGCCAGATAGATCTCAGGACGCTCCGCATCTTTGCCGATGACGATCTGAAGAAGCAAATTGAAAAGATACCCGGCGTGGCCAATGTGAGCGTCTCCGGGGGCTACCAGCGCGAGATTCTAGTCGCAGTCGATGCAAAGAAGCTCAGGACCTTCAACCTCACGCCCCAGGGAGTCCTCGGCACTATCCAGATGGAGAACCTGAACGTGCCCGGCGGAAGGATCACCACTGACAAGCTTGAGTTCCAGGTAAGGACCGTCGGCGAATTCAAGACCGTTGAGGATATTCTCAGTATCTACGTGGGAAAGGCCGGAGACCGCAAGCTCTATATGAGGGACATCGCGGAAGTGACGGATACCCACAAGGAACAGCGCAGCATCTCAAGAATCGATGGCATCCCCTGCGTGAGCCTCCAGATACGGCGTACCTCCGATGCCAACGTGGTGAAGGTCTGTGACAAGATAACCAATTCCATGCCGATCCTCGAAAAAATACTGCCCCAGGGTTCAAAGCTTGATATCATCTATGACGAGTCCGAATACGTGAAGCAGTCCATCAATGCGATGAAGGAAACGGCAATTGAAGGGGCCATACTTGCCATCATCGTCATATTGATCTTCCTGGGCTCCCTCAGGAGCACCCTCATCGTGTCCCTCTCAATCCCCACCTCCATCGTGGCCACCTTCATCATGATGTATTTCAGCAACATCACGATAAACCTCATCACCCTCTCGGCATTCACTCTTGCCATCGGTCGCGTTGTTGACGACTCTATTGTGGTGCTCGAGAACATCTTCCGCTTTGTTGAGCAGGGCATGAACCCCTTTGAAGCAGCGATCAAGGGGGCCAAGGAAGTGGGCCTGGCCGTCATGGCCTCGACATTCACCACCATCTCGGTCTTTTTCCCGCTCCTCATCGTGAGCGGCATCGTGGGGCAGATTTTCACCCCTCTCTCAAAGACCTTCATGACCGCTCTGCTGCTCTCCATGCTTGTCGCCGTGCTCCTCATCCCCATGCTTGCCGCCCGCGTCATCAAGCACGTTGACCTCGAAAACGGCAGTGAGGCGAAGGCAGGGTTCTTTGGGCGTATTTTCATCGCATGGAACCGTGTCTGGAAAGGCATCGAGGAATTTTACAGGAAGGCACTCGCCCTGGCCCTGCACCATCGTGCCATAGTGCTTGTGATAGCCTTTGGCCTCTTCCTGGGAAGCCTTTTCGTATTTGCTAAGACTCCTAAGGAGATGGCGCCCAAGATGGACAGAGGGAGGACCGTCATCTCCATCGAGGCGCCTATCGGGAGCTCGGTCCAGAACACCGATAAGATAGTGAAAGAGGCAGAGGCCCTCATTAAAAAGGAGGTGCCTGAAATCAAGCATCTCATTGCCGACGTGGGCATGTCGCCGAGCGGGCAGCAAAGTTTTGCGGGAGGCTCAGGGAGCGAGGAGCCCCGCAAGGGCGGCGTAAGCCTCTACCTTGTGGAGTTGAAGCACCGGAAGCGTTCCATATTCGAGATTCAGGACACGCTGCGCCCCATTCTCCAGAAGATACCAGGGGCCACGTTCCGCGTCCAGGAGTCCATGTCCCTCACTGGTGAGGCGGCCCTGCAGTTCATCATCAAAGGCGACGATCTCGCTACTCTTGCGGAGCTTGGCGACACTCTCCAAAAAAAGGTGGCTGCCGTCCCTGGCGCCGCCGATATCGATCTGAACTGGCGGACCGGAAGCCCCGAGTACAGGATAGTCATAGACAGGGTGAAGGCTGGCGAGCTGGGCGTCAACCTTGCCGATATCGGCATGACGGTGAGCACCTATGTGAAGGGCGACCAGGTTGAAGATATCAGCAAGTTCAAGGAAAAAGGCAAGGAATATGACATCACGGTGCAGCTCCCCGAGTCAGATCGCGACACCATCGAAGAGATCAAGGATCTCCCCGTGAAGCTCGACAAGGAGACCCAGGTTCCCCTCTGGACCCTCGCAGATGTCACCGTTGCAGGCGCGCCGAGCAAGATAACGCGCGAGGACCGCTCACGGTGCGTCATCATCCAGGGAAATACGGCCGGGAGGGCTCCCCAGTATGTTATAGAAGATATCAAGGCCACCCTCTCAAAGGAGAAGCTGCCCAATGGCTATACATGGGAGGTCGGCGGCGAAGAAAAGCGGAGAGCCGAGGCCTTTGGCCACCTTTTCGGCTCCCTGTTTCTCGCGATATTCCTGGTGTACGGCATCCTGGCCATACAGTTTGAGAGCTTTATCCATCCCTTTACCATCATGATGGCCATCCCCCTCGAGCTGGTGGGAGTTGCCGCGACACTCGTTCTGAGCGGCGAGCCCGTCAGCATGACGGTGCTTCTGGGCCTTATCATGCTCACCGGTATTGTGGTATCAAACTCCATTCTTCTCGTCAATTATATCATTGTGCTCCGTGAAGAGGGTGTTCCCCGCGCCGAGGCCATTCTGCGAGCCGGTCCCACGAGGCTCAGGCCCATCATGATGACGGCCATGGCCACCATGATTGCCATGATCCCCCTCGCCCTGGGCCTCCGCGAGGGCGGAGAGTTTTTCGCGCCCCTTGCGAAGATCGTTATCGGCGGCCTTCTCACCTCGACAGCCTTCACGCTCCTGGTAGTTCCCTGCTTCTACTCATTCGTAGATGACATCGGGATGAGGCTGGGACTTGCAAAGCGCGATTAA